The Raphanus sativus cultivar WK10039 chromosome 6, ASM80110v3, whole genome shotgun sequence sequence ggggctagccgcccggcggccacggccagcacgggcgctagccgccggcggccacggccagcacggggctagccgcccggcggccacggccagcacgggcgctagccgccggcggccacggccagcacgggcgctagccgccggcggccacggccagcacggggctagccgcccggcggcgcacggccagcacggcgctagccgccggcggccacggccagcacgggcttagccgcccggcggccacggccagcacgggcgctagccgccggcggccacggccagcacggggctagccgcccggcggccacggccacgctcggttttggctgctcggttcctttggCGTGTTCGTGTttctttgcgtttttagttttccgtaggtttttccttgtgtagaaaatgtttctagcagttgatttcgagaNNNNNNNNNNNNNNNNNNNNNNNNNNNNNNNNNNNNNNNNNNNNNNNNNNNNNNNNNNNNNNNNNNNNNNNNNNNNNNNNNNNNNNNNNNNNNNNNNNNNGAGAGACAGCGGAGACGAGAGCAAAGAGAAACAaggaagggaaaagagaaaaagTACCTCCGACGCTGGGAAATGACTCCGACCGTCGGGGGCCGCCACActaaattagggttttcttcTTTGGGTCGAGTGAGAAGGGACTGCTGTTTTTCTTCCCAAAATTGAATCTCTTTCTTCCAATATACTAGTATTTggattttaaaatgtatacacaaaatatttttttggtcaaacatatacccataaattaaaagtaattttatatttggatcCTTCACTATCAATCTATCATCgggtaaattaaataaaagatgaAATAGTTGTATAGGAGATAGCAGGTTTTCTTTCCTCTGTAATTGAGCAAACTGGTAGGACAAGTCAGCATTTGACATGTGTCAGTCTTGAATACGACCTTACAGCGTGGCAAGTTCTCTCTCTGACGTGTCCAGATGGGGACCACTTTCTCTTCCGACACTTCGGCATGGCTTCTTCATATTCACTTTTCTCCACTCTCGTTTTCTGAAGCGCGTGATTCCCCCTCTCTCAcggtttatttgtttttcatctGAACGTTATAATCCTTTTGctaacattatatattaatcctttttcttgattttgatATGATGATCGTTATATGCATGATCCATCACCTTATATAATAATCTCCactttcattttgttttaactgtaatttattaataacaaaGCGCGTGTGAAGAAAACGAGTAAAAAGAAGCACATGCGTGACTTAGACCTGACTTGGCACGTGCTAACACAACTCACACACTTCCCAAAGCGCTCGTCCCATAACGAGTCATGGCCGTGGCTTGTGCGAGTGTGGGTTTTAGCCATGGCTGTGGGTCCTAGTGAAAAAACAGGCACAAACCCACTCTACAGTACTGGtaatgaaaaaagaagaagtaaaaataaatatggcCGGGGTATAATACAGAAGCCGACACGTTTGCCTGCCACGATCCGGACATAAGGAAAATAAAAACGATTGTGGCTTGTGGGTAACGGCACCGTCAAGTGTTAAACGGAAACGGGATCAGTTTCTATAGCGTTAGTGCTTCACATGCTCTATGGAGATGGTAGCTCATTTATGACACGGTGTGGGTCTTTATCCGACGGCTGAGATTGGCTCTCTGTACTACCGTACTAAATATCTCCGTAATATTTATGTGACGTAGAGAGAGACCCTTCGTTTTCCTTAAATTTACAGTTGGATATCCCGACcccaaaaagatttttttttatattttgaaaatttactaaaataaattaaagtagTATAGTTACTGAGGGTGGAAATAACAGGTCTCCAGAATCTCAATATATAaatgtagagagagagaaggagagagtgAATCTTTGCATGATATCGTgagacttcttcttcttaagaAGAAAGGAAGCAAGCAACTTTGGTTTGCTGCAGATCGGGGTTAAGTAAGCAGAGGAAAACGGCGAGAAGTTTGTGATTGTTGACGCAAAACAACACGGATTCTGGGAGGAGAAGACAAAACAAAgcttggagagagagagagagagagatgggttTCGTGGCTGA is a genomic window containing:
- the LOC108835948 gene encoding uncharacterized protein LOC108835948; translated protein: MKKPCRSVGRESGPHLDTSERELATL